The following is a genomic window from bacterium.
ATGAATTTTATCCAATGAATCCTGAACACGAAAATAGCTTTGCGTACTATATAAAAAAATTTTATTTTAAGGGTTTTGGTCTTGATCCGAAAAAAGCACTGCTTATGGATACATGGGAAATTGGTGCTCCATTCGGTAAAAATCTTGACTGGATATTTCCCGAAAATAAAGTTGACCTTTCACTGCAATATCGAAAATCTTCAAATGAACAGGAAGAATTGCAACGTAAAGCGTTATGCGACATGTCTCAATTTGCCATGGAATACGAGGAAAAGATTGAAGAGTTAGGAGGAATTGGATTTTTCCTTGGCGGAATAGGGCCTGACGGGCACATAGGTTTTAATATAAAAGGTTCAGACCATTTTAGCACAACGCGGCTCGCTCACATAAATTATGAGACAGCAGCTGTAGCTGCTACTGACCTTGGAGGGATTGAAACTGCCAGGAATAAAGCAGTTATTACTATAGGGCTGGACACGATTACAAAAAACGATTCTGCAACAGCTATTATTATTGCTGCTGGTGAGAGTAAAGCAAAAGTAATCAAGAACGCAATAGAAGAGCAGCCATTAATTCTTTATCCTGCAACAGTATTGCAAAAATTACCAGCAGCGCGGTTTTATCTTACCAAAGGCGCAGCAAAACAGCTTATTGAGAGAAAATATGAATGTTTGAAATTAATGCCGAAAATTCCCTGCAATTCAATTTCAGAAACACTTATTGATATTGCTTATGCGAATAAAAAGAAATTAACAGAATTGACAAGTAAAGAACTAAGGAAAGATAGGATAGGGAGTTTACTGCTCGATAAGAAAATCAATCTTAAAAAGCAGACCCAAGAATTATCTTTGAGTTTAAAAGATGAAATTGAAAAAGGAGCAGAAGATCTTGATGGCTTAACTTTTCTACATACAGCGCCTCATCATGATGATATTATGCTTGGATATCTTCCCAGTGTTTTACATCTAGTTAGAAAACCAAAGAATTCTCATTATTTCGCGACAATGACCAGCGGATTCACGTCTGTATCTAATTCATATTTACTTGCTCAACTTAAAAATTTAGAGAAATTTATTAAAAAAGAACTGACCTCAAAAGAGCTGAATAAAAAGCAGTATTTTTCTCCACATAATATAATTGCACGCAATAGAGATGTTTATAATTATCTTGACGGAATTGCAAATAACAGTGCGTTTACACAAAGAGAAGCGGAAGCAAGAAGGATGATGAGAAATATAGTAGAACTTATCGGCAATTATGATAATCGAGCTGTGAAACAAAAAATTCAGGATGTACAGAATTATCTATCAAGCGCATATCCTGGAAAAAAAGATATTCCTGTTGTTCAGAAACTAAAGGGCATGATCAGGGAGTGGGAAGAAGAACTTTTGTGGGCGCATCTCGGATTTAATTGTTCCTATATTTTCCATTTGCGACTGGGTTTTTATAGCGGTGACATCTTTACTCCGAAACCGAAATGGTCAACAGATATTGAGCCTACGATTTCTCTGCTAAGAAAAATTAATCCCGATATACTTACTGTGGCACTTGATCCAGAAGGAACGGGTCCTGACACTCATTATAAAGTTCTTCAAATAATATCTGAGGCGGTAAAAGTTTTCCTTGAAGAAAATCCAAACAAAAAGTTAAAAATATGGGGATACAGAAATATATGGTATCGTTTCCATCCTTCAGAGGCTGATCTTTTTGTTCCTGTTTCAATGAATTCAATGGCAATTATGAATAAAGCTTTTAACATTTGTTTTGGCTCTCAGAAAACAGCATCTTTCCCGAGTTATGAATATGATGGACCTTTTTGTGATTTAGCACAGAAAATAATGGCAGAGCAGTATTCAGTCATCAAAACATGCTTAGGAAGAGATTTCTTTTATATGAACAATTCTCCTATGCTTCGCGCAACACGCGGTTTTGTTTTTCTTAGATGTATGGATGCTGAAGAATTTCTAAGAGAAGCACTTTCTAAAAAAGAACTTACAGAAGGGAAAATTTAGTTATTTTCTTTTCTTGCTTTTCTAACTATTGTATTTCTTTCATCCTGTGTGGCTTTCTTAACATATCTTAAAAGCTCGATATCCTCTTCTGTCAATTCCCTATTGCGCCTGCTCATGGATATTTTTAAAGTTTTGAGCATTTCCTCTAATTCGTGTCCTTTGGTAATCTTTCCTTTACAATACCAAACAAAAGAAGGAATGTATTTAGGCAGCAAACAGCCGGTTGTAACAAGCATACATAAAACGCCAATAGATGTTCCTGTGTTTAACAGCGTTCCTATACTTGTTTTAGTATAATCTCCAATAAAACATCCAACCTTATTGTCATTTGTATCAAAAAGCTGTCCTTTTATGTAAACCTGCACTGAGCCGTAATCGTTTTTTAGGTCGCTGTTCGTTGTTTGTGCGCCAAGATTAACCCATTCTCCAATATATGCATGGCCAAGAAAACCGTCATGATACTTATTGCTGTAGCCATGAATTATGCTCTCTTCAATCTCTCCGCCAACTCTGCAAACAGGTCCTATTGAAGAGCCTTCTCTTAGCTTTGTTCCAAAAAGCGTTGAGCCCTTTCCTATTGAACACGGACCTTCAATTCTTGTAAAAGGAGTTACTGTCACATCCTCATCTATTATTACAGGACCCCCTGCAGTTTCTATTATAGTATGCGGCTGAATCTCTGTGCCTTTACCAATATGCACCTTACTCCTATCTCCATAAATAATCGCTCCTTCTGCCATGTTCCCGAATATACCCTTTTGGGGAAGTTTATTAAAATCATCTTCAATAGCTTTGCCATTATTATGAATCACTTCCCATAAATAGTTAAGCAAAGTAACGGACATTTCTTTTCTTGGCAGAACTTGTTTTATATTCTTCAAAACAACTTCAAATGAATCTGCTCTGCATTTATCTAAAGTCTGTTTCTTCACTCTTGCATAAACGAGTGTATTATCCATAATGCCTATTTCTTCATCTCCCTCAGCCTGGATATCTGTATTCATAAAAAGAGTACGGCCATTAAACATTAATATATCATCGTTTAAAGCAGATAGGTCATTTACAGACTTCCCTTCAACTCTTTTTCTGAATGTCGGTGCGATCCAATCCCTGAGAAAGAAACATGTTTCCATGTCAGGAAAAGCTCTCAGTATTTTCTCATACAAAAGAGTGTGCCCGCATCTCAATTCAAAGATTGGTCTTGTTAATGTTATCGGATAAAAATTCTCAAATGTGTCGTCTTCAAATATACAAAGTTTCATATTAGACATCTCCTTGTTATTATTAAGGGGCATTGCCCCTAACTTGCTATTTTTATACTATCTCTTGCAATCATAAGTTCTTCATTAGTAGGTACAACAAGAAGTTTGATTCTGGAAGAGTCTTTACTAATAACTGCTTCTTGTTCAAAACAGTTGTTATTTTTGGACTCATCAAGTTCAATTCCAAGGTATTCAAGATCCTGACATATATTTTTTCTAACAGGTTTTGCCTTATCACCGATGCCTCCTGTAAGCACTATGGCATCTACTTCGTTAAGAACAGCTATATATGCGCCAATATATTTTTTTATCCTGTATGCAAACATGTCAAGTGCAAGGCGTGCCTTTTTGTTGCCTTTATCTGCATTTTCAAGCAGTGTTCGCACATCATTGCTAAGCTCTGACACTCCCAGAAGCCCGCTCTTTTTATTGAGTAATTTGTCAATCTCTTTAAGACCTACATTTTCTTTTTCTGCAAGAAAGAATAGTATCGCCGTGTCTATATCTCCACAGCGCGTGCCCATGATAAGGCCTTCAAGAGGTGTGAGCCCCATGCTTGTATCAA
Proteins encoded in this region:
- a CDS encoding putative sugar nucleotidyl transferase; translated protein: MKLCIFEDDTFENFYPITLTRPIFELRCGHTLLYEKILRAFPDMETCFFLRDWIAPTFRKRVEGKSVNDLSALNDDILMFNGRTLFMNTDIQAEGDEEIGIMDNTLVYARVKKQTLDKCRADSFEVVLKNIKQVLPRKEMSVTLLNYLWEVIHNNGKAIEDDFNKLPQKGIFGNMAEGAIIYGDRSKVHIGKGTEIQPHTIIETAGGPVIIDEDVTVTPFTRIEGPCSIGKGSTLFGTKLREGSSIGPVCRVGGEIEESIIHGYSNKYHDGFLGHAYIGEWVNLGAQTTNSDLKNDYGSVQVYIKGQLFDTNDNKVGCFIGDYTKTSIGTLLNTGTSIGVLCMLVTTGCLLPKYIPSFVWYCKGKITKGHELEEMLKTLKISMSRRNRELTEEDIELLRYVKKATQDERNTIVRKARKENN
- a CDS encoding glucosamine-6-phosphate deaminase, whose protein sequence is MIKYNNSSVVEKIAIERSGKKIQYPPTEKIKVVEVANFPTLGKLTAIRFIEWLLLNPGGVVSLPTGKTPEYFIKWVTYFLQNWNKKDIKKELSEWGLIIKDKPEISSFVFVQIDEFYPMNPEHENSFAYYIKKFYFKGFGLDPKKALLMDTWEIGAPFGKNLDWIFPENKVDLSLQYRKSSNEQEELQRKALCDMSQFAMEYEEKIEELGGIGFFLGGIGPDGHIGFNIKGSDHFSTTRLAHINYETAAVAATDLGGIETARNKAVITIGLDTITKNDSATAIIIAAGESKAKVIKNAIEEQPLILYPATVLQKLPAARFYLTKGAAKQLIERKYECLKLMPKIPCNSISETLIDIAYANKKKLTELTSKELRKDRIGSLLLDKKINLKKQTQELSLSLKDEIEKGAEDLDGLTFLHTAPHHDDIMLGYLPSVLHLVRKPKNSHYFATMTSGFTSVSNSYLLAQLKNLEKFIKKELTSKELNKKQYFSPHNIIARNRDVYNYLDGIANNSAFTQREAEARRMMRNIVELIGNYDNRAVKQKIQDVQNYLSSAYPGKKDIPVVQKLKGMIREWEEELLWAHLGFNCSYIFHLRLGFYSGDIFTPKPKWSTDIEPTISLLRKINPDILTVALDPEGTGPDTHYKVLQIISEAVKVFLEENPNKKLKIWGYRNIWYRFHPSEADLFVPVSMNSMAIMNKAFNICFGSQKTASFPSYEYDGPFCDLAQKIMAEQYSVIKTCLGRDFFYMNNSPMLRATRGFVFLRCMDAEEFLREALSKKELTEGKI